A region of Arabidopsis thaliana chromosome 5, partial sequence DNA encodes the following proteins:
- a CDS encoding RNA-binding (RRM/RBD/RNP motifs) family protein (RNA-binding (RRM/RBD/RNP motifs) family protein; FUNCTIONS IN: RNA binding, nucleotide binding, nucleic acid binding; INVOLVED IN: biological_process unknown; EXPRESSED IN: 24 plant structures; EXPRESSED DURING: 15 growth stages; CONTAINS InterPro DOMAIN/s: RNA recognition motif, RNP-1 (InterPro:IPR000504), Nucleotide-binding, alpha-beta plait (InterPro:IPR012677); BEST Arabidopsis thaliana protein match is: RNA-binding (RRM/RBD/RNP motifs) family protein (TAIR:AT4G20030.1); Has 18468 Blast hits to 14051 proteins in 762 species: Archae - 10; Bacteria - 1205; Metazoa - 9569; Fungi - 2141; Plants - 3708; Viruses - 0; Other Eukaryotes - 1835 (source: NCBI BLink).): MALSSSTFQIPFLKHRYFGMSQNLRTPILTMSTIPRDRLISSFHTARSKLCSPLRTISCVAGDDETREASSLPSSISSLFVKGFSDSVSEGRLKKVFSEFGQVTNVKIIANERTRQSLGYGYVWFNSKEDAQSAVEAMNGKFFDGRFILVKFGQPGLSRRRRPHSDFLFVNK, from the exons ATGGCTCTGTCTTCGTCGACTTTCCAAATCCCGTTCCTCAAACACCGTTACTTCGGAATGTCTCAAAATCTGAGGACACCTATTTTAACGATGTCTACAATCCCCAGAGATCGTTTGATTTCGTCATTTCATACGGCGCGAAGCAAACTCTGTTCTCCTCTCCGGACCATCAGCTGCGTCGCCGGAGACGATGAAACCAGAGAAgcatcttctcttccttcttcgaTATCTTCGCTTTTCGTGAAAG GGTTTTCGGATTCAGTGAGTGAAGGACGTTTAAAGAAAGTCTTCTCCGAGTTTGGACAAGTTACCAATG TAAAAATCATCGCAAACGAAAGGACTCGGCAGTCACTAGGATACGGATATGTCTGGTTCAACAGCAAAGAGGACGCACAGTCGGCTGTCGAAGCCATGAACGGAAAG ttCTTTGATGGCAGGTTCATTCTTGTTAAATTTGGTCAGCCTGGTTTGTCCCGTCGCCGGAGACCACATTCCGATTTcctttttgtaaataaatga
- a CDS encoding RNA-binding (RRM/RBD/RNP motifs) family protein (RNA-binding (RRM/RBD/RNP motifs) family protein; Has 35333 Blast hits to 34131 proteins in 2444 species: Archae - 798; Bacteria - 22429; Metazoa - 974; Fungi - 991; Plants - 531; Viruses - 0; Other Eukaryotes - 9610 (source: NCBI BLink).), with product MALSSSTFQIPFLKHRYFGMSQNLRTPILTMSTIPRDRLISSFHTARSKLCSPLRTISCVAGDDETREASSLPSSISSLFVKGFSDSVSEGRLKKVFSEFGQVTNEHYFSGSKNHRKRKDSAVTRIRICLVQQQRGRTVGCRSHERKVL from the exons ATGGCTCTGTCTTCGTCGACTTTCCAAATCCCGTTCCTCAAACACCGTTACTTCGGAATGTCTCAAAATCTGAGGACACCTATTTTAACGATGTCTACAATCCCCAGAGATCGTTTGATTTCGTCATTTCATACGGCGCGAAGCAAACTCTGTTCTCCTCTCCGGACCATCAGCTGCGTCGCCGGAGACGATGAAACCAGAGAAgcatcttctcttccttcttcgaTATCTTCGCTTTTCGTGAAAG GGTTTTCGGATTCAGTGAGTGAAGGACGTTTAAAGAAAGTCTTCTCCGAGTTTGGACAAGTTACCAATG AGCACTACTTTTCTGGCAGTAAAAATCATCGCAAACGAAAGGACTCGGCAGTCACTAGGATACGGATATGTCTGGTTCAACAGCAAAGAGGACGCACAGTCGGCTGTCGAAGCCATGAACGGAAAG ttCTTTGA
- a CDS encoding SNARE associated Golgi protein family (SNARE associated Golgi protein family; LOCATED IN: endomembrane system; EXPRESSED IN: 23 plant structures; EXPRESSED DURING: 15 growth stages; CONTAINS InterPro DOMAIN/s: SNARE associated Golgi protein (InterPro:IPR015414); BEST Arabidopsis thaliana protein match is: SNARE associated Golgi protein family (TAIR:AT1G03260.1); Has 4755 Blast hits to 4755 proteins in 1226 species: Archae - 31; Bacteria - 3179; Metazoa - 263; Fungi - 112; Plants - 295; Viruses - 0; Other Eukaryotes - 875 (source: NCBI BLink).), translating to MAFTWGSALRISVLLILVAAIVLACYFLPVEKLLKDFLLWVEQDLGPWGPFALAVAYIPLTVLAVPASVLTLGGGYLFGLPIGFVADSVGATLGSGAAFLLGRTIGKPFVVAKLKDYPQFQSVALAIEKSGFKICLLLRLAPLLPFSMLNYLLSVTPIRLGPYLLSSWLGMMPITLALVYVGTTLKDLSDVTHKWSEFSPGRWAFLISSLVISVILMVCVTKVAKDALRKALAEHGGDMNEAVAALPELTVTDDASTDLNEPLLIKIDAQQPQDQVNHSH from the exons ATGGCGTTCACGTGGGGATCTGCTCTCCGGATTTCTGTTCTCCTTATCCTTGTAGCTGCAATTGTCTTAGCTTGTTATTTTCTCCCTGTTGAGAAG CTATTGAAGGATTTTTTGTTATGGGTTGAACAAGATCTAGGGCCTTGGGGACCTTTTGCCCT AGCTGTTGCGTACATTCCTCTAACAGTTTTGGCTGTTCCTGCCTCGGTTCTCAcg CTCGGTGGTGGCTACCTTTTTGGGCTGCCAATTGGTTTTGTGGCGGACTCAGTCGGTGCTACACTTGGCTCAGGAGCTGCATTTCTACTAGGCCGTACG ATTGGAAAACCTTTTGTAGTTGCAAAATTAAAGGATTATCCTCAGTTTCAATCAGTGGCACTCGCGATAGAGAAATCCGGCTTCAAG ATATGCTTGTTGCTCCGGCTTGCTCCTCTTCTTCCGTTCAGCATGTTGAACTACCTCTTATCTGTCACGCCAATTCGGCTAGGTCCATACTTGCTTTCTTCGTGGTTAGGGATGATG CCAATAACACTTGCGTTAGTGTATGTTGGAACAACTCTAAAAGACCTTTCTGATGTAACTCACAAGTGGAGCGAGTTCTCGCCAGGTCGCTGG GCGTTCTTGATTTCGAGCCTTGTAATATCCG TGATATTAATGGTGTGTGTTACAAAGGTGGCGAAGGACGCTCTAAGAAAAGCTTTAGCAGAGCACGGAGGAGACATGAACGAAGCGGTTGCAGCCTTGCCGGAGCTGACCGTTACTGATGATGCTTCGACGGATTTAAATGAGCCTCTCTTGATAAAGATAGATGCACAACAACCTCAAGACCAAGTAAACCATAGTCATTAA
- a CDS encoding alpha/beta-Hydrolases superfamily protein (alpha/beta-Hydrolases superfamily protein; INVOLVED IN: biological_process unknown; LOCATED IN: chloroplast; EXPRESSED IN: 18 plant structures; EXPRESSED DURING: 8 growth stages; CONTAINS InterPro DOMAIN/s: Protein of unknown function DUF1749 (InterPro:IPR013744); Has 1807 Blast hits to 1807 proteins in 277 species: Archae - 0; Bacteria - 0; Metazoa - 736; Fungi - 347; Plants - 385; Viruses - 0; Other Eukaryotes - 339 (source: NCBI BLink).) has translation MSLSLPSSSAAAAAASTSGSSSSPAAASSSSTTTSWFSGIVRGRGDKSGTAKLSKSSSMAGGGSGSGDYGGPIKGKNQFRGVLFKYGPKSIQVAFKTGEYKQQVIFIGGLTDGLLATDYLEPLAIALDKEKWSLVQLLMSSSYSGFGTSSLKQDAQEIDQLINHLINKENSEGVVLLGHSTGCQDIVYYMGTNAACSRAVRAAILQAPVSDREYKATLPETPAMIDLAANMIKEGRGEELMPREADPCAPISAYRYHSLCAYMGDDDMFSSDLSDDQLKTRLGHMANTPCQVIFSMGDEYVPDYVDKKALVNRLSKAMGGAEKVEIEHGNHSLSNRVHEAVQAIIGFVKREGPSGWDDPWS, from the exons ATGTCTCTCTCGCTTCCATCTTCTTCCGCCGCCGCTGCTGCGGCGTCAACATCGggatcatcatcttctccggCGGCTGCTTCGTCTTCCTCAACAACCACGTCATGGTTCTCCGGGATCGTTCGTGGTCGTGGTGATAAATCCGGCACCGCGAAGCTATCTAAAAGCTCTTCCATGGCTGGAGGAGGAAGCGGAAGCGGAGATTACGGTGGACCAATCAAAGGGAAGAATCAATTTCGCGGTGTTTTGTTCAAATACGGTCCTAAATCAATTCAG GTTGCTTTTAAGACCGGAGAGTATAAACAACAAGTGATATTTATCGGTGGATTAACTGATGGACTTTTAGCTACTGA TTACTTGGAACCTCTTGCGATTGCTTTGGATAAAGAGAAATGGTCACTTGTTCAACTACTGATGTCTTCTTCATATTCTGGATTTGGCACTTCCAGCTTGAAACAA GATGCACAAGAAATCGACCAGCTAATAAACCACCTCATCAACAAAGAGAATTCTGAAGGTGTTGTTCTGCTTGGTCATAGCACTGGCTGTCAG GACATTGTGTATTATATGGGAACAAATGCGGCATGCTCCCGAGCTGTCCGGGCTGCAATTTTACAG GCACCAGTCAGCGATAGAGAGTACAAAGCAACGCTTCCTGAAACACCTGCTATGATAGACTTGGCTGCAAACATGATAAAAGAAGGTCGAGGAGAGGAGCTAATGCCTAGAGAAGCTGATCCTTGTGCTCCAATCTCTGCTTATAG ATATCACTCCCTCTGCGCTTACATGGGAGATGACGATATGTTTAGTTCTGACCTTAGTGATGATCAGTTGAAAACTAGACTTGGCCATATGGCTAACACACCTTGTCag GTGATTTTCTCCATGGGTGATGAGTATGTACCAGATTATGTCGACAAAAAAGCATTGGTCAATAG ATTAAGTAAAGCAATGGGAGGAGCAGAGAAAGTGGAGATAGAGCATGGGAATCATTCTCTCTCCAATAGAGTTCATGAAGCTGTTCAAGCCATCATTGGTTTTGTCAAAAGAGAAGGACCCAGTGGTTGGGATGATCCTTGGAGCTAA
- a CDS encoding SNARE associated Golgi protein family, producing MAFTWGSALRISVLLILVAAIVLACYFLPVEKLLKDFLLWVEQDLGPWGPFALAVAYIPLTVLAVPASVLTLGGGYLFGLPIGFVADSVGATLGSGAAFLLGRTIGKPFVVAKLKDYPQFQSVALAIEKSGFKICLLLRLAPLLPFSMLNYLLSVTPIRLGPYLLSSWLGMMPITLALVYVGTTLKDLSDVTHKWSEFSPGRWVRSTQILITFSASCFNLYSDLFSAICRRS from the exons ATGGCGTTCACGTGGGGATCTGCTCTCCGGATTTCTGTTCTCCTTATCCTTGTAGCTGCAATTGTCTTAGCTTGTTATTTTCTCCCTGTTGAGAAG CTATTGAAGGATTTTTTGTTATGGGTTGAACAAGATCTAGGGCCTTGGGGACCTTTTGCCCT AGCTGTTGCGTACATTCCTCTAACAGTTTTGGCTGTTCCTGCCTCGGTTCTCAcg CTCGGTGGTGGCTACCTTTTTGGGCTGCCAATTGGTTTTGTGGCGGACTCAGTCGGTGCTACACTTGGCTCAGGAGCTGCATTTCTACTAGGCCGTACG ATTGGAAAACCTTTTGTAGTTGCAAAATTAAAGGATTATCCTCAGTTTCAATCAGTGGCACTCGCGATAGAGAAATCCGGCTTCAAG ATATGCTTGTTGCTCCGGCTTGCTCCTCTTCTTCCGTTCAGCATGTTGAACTACCTCTTATCTGTCACGCCAATTCGGCTAGGTCCATACTTGCTTTCTTCGTGGTTAGGGATGATG CCAATAACACTTGCGTTAGTGTATGTTGGAACAACTCTAAAAGACCTTTCTGATGTAACTCACAAGTGGAGCGAGTTCTCGCCAGGTCGCTGGGTAAGATCtacacaaattttaattacattCTCAGCTTCTTGTTTCAATCTCTATTCTGACCTGTTTTCCGCAATCTGCAGGCGTTCTTGA
- a CDS encoding RNA-binding (RRM/RBD/RNP motifs) family protein produces MALSSSTFQIPFLKHRYFGMSQNLRTPILTMSTIPRDRLISSFHTARSKLCSPLRTISCVAGDDETREASSLPSSISSLFVKGFSDSVSEGRLKKVFSEFGQVTNEHYFSGSKNHRKRKDSAVTRIRICLVQQQRGRTVGCRSHERKGSFLLNLVSLVCPVAGDHIPISFL; encoded by the exons ATGGCTCTGTCTTCGTCGACTTTCCAAATCCCGTTCCTCAAACACCGTTACTTCGGAATGTCTCAAAATCTGAGGACACCTATTTTAACGATGTCTACAATCCCCAGAGATCGTTTGATTTCGTCATTTCATACGGCGCGAAGCAAACTCTGTTCTCCTCTCCGGACCATCAGCTGCGTCGCCGGAGACGATGAAACCAGAGAAgcatcttctcttccttcttcgaTATCTTCGCTTTTCGTGAAAG GGTTTTCGGATTCAGTGAGTGAAGGACGTTTAAAGAAAGTCTTCTCCGAGTTTGGACAAGTTACCAATG AGCACTACTTTTCTGGCAGTAAAAATCATCGCAAACGAAAGGACTCGGCAGTCACTAGGATACGGATATGTCTGGTTCAACAGCAAAGAGGACGCACAGTCGGCTGTCGAAGCCATGAACGGAAAG GTTCATTCTTGTTAAATTTGGTCAGCCTGGTTTGTCCCGTCGCCGGAGACCACATTCCGATTTcctttttgtaa
- a CDS encoding RNA-binding (RRM/RBD/RNP motifs) family protein: MALSSSTFQIPFLKHRYFGMSQNLRTPILTMSTIPRDRLISSFHTARSKLCSPLRTISCVAGDDETREASSLPSSISSLFVKGFSDSVSEGRLKKVFSEFGQVTNVKIIANERTRQSLGYGYVWFNSKEDAQSAVEAMNGKVYYKLL, translated from the exons ATGGCTCTGTCTTCGTCGACTTTCCAAATCCCGTTCCTCAAACACCGTTACTTCGGAATGTCTCAAAATCTGAGGACACCTATTTTAACGATGTCTACAATCCCCAGAGATCGTTTGATTTCGTCATTTCATACGGCGCGAAGCAAACTCTGTTCTCCTCTCCGGACCATCAGCTGCGTCGCCGGAGACGATGAAACCAGAGAAgcatcttctcttccttcttcgaTATCTTCGCTTTTCGTGAAAG GGTTTTCGGATTCAGTGAGTGAAGGACGTTTAAAGAAAGTCTTCTCCGAGTTTGGACAAGTTACCAATG TAAAAATCATCGCAAACGAAAGGACTCGGCAGTCACTAGGATACGGATATGTCTGGTTCAACAGCAAAGAGGACGCACAGTCGGCTGTCGAAGCCATGAACGGAAAGGTATATTATAAACTTCTTTGA
- a CDS encoding cytochrome P450 family protein (CONTAINS InterPro DOMAIN/s: Immunoglobulin-like fold (InterPro:IPR013783); BEST Arabidopsis thaliana protein match is: unknown protein (TAIR:AT3G06150.1); Has 1807 Blast hits to 1807 proteins in 277 species: Archae - 0; Bacteria - 0; Metazoa - 736; Fungi - 347; Plants - 385; Viruses - 0; Other Eukaryotes - 339 (source: NCBI BLink).) — MPKKVVIPSLAMSPLHQWRLSALTSLVFFLIVVVWSIDSCSIRSFIKSWRFNSYSIRLTSPPSLDLDPTRVKLAWISVEQEQNFTANVLKNWLAPGGEKCREANTVEISVPGIEGKGLVELTAGEIHEFRFHSLDDSGERVCIGGDYFETDLSGENWKSRPPVKDLGNGTYSLSLQIHPDFAGDYDLTVVLLFRRFQGLKLSPARFAFNRTLRNFKLRFIKKPHVVLPELRRCELSDFDRDVWSGRWIRLGKNDECEISNDGRYRCLPDGYRCREPWCDGALSALESNGWVYSSHCSFKLFSSESAWDCLKNKWIFFWGDSNHVDSIRNLLNFVLGHPEIGAVPRRFDLKFSNPKNSSETVRITSIFNGHWNETQNYLGLDSLEDDSFRELLKSYFVEETGVPDVMIVNSGLHDGIHWSNLRAFTKGAETAAAFWRNVFDSVKARGLRPPKVIFRNTIATGGYARKLAFNPSKMEVYNGVFLEKMKGLGLVSSVIDNFDMTYPWHFDNRCNDGVHYGRPPAKVRWIDGEIGHQYFVDLMLVHVLLNAVCLR; from the coding sequence ATGCCGAAGAAAGTAGTGATTCCGTCTCTGGCGATGAGTCCTCTACATCAATGGAGATTAAGTGCGCTAACAtctctcgtcttcttcctcataGTTGTTGTCTGGAGCATTGACAGTTGTTCAATCAGAAGCTTCATCAAATCATGGAGATTCAACTCTTACTCTATACGACTcacttctcctccttctctgGATCTGGATCCGACCCGAGTAAAGCTTGCCTGGATCTCCGTCGAGCAAGAGCAGAACTTCACAGCGAATGTACTCAAAAACTGGTTAGCTCCGGGTGGAGAGAAGTGCAGAGAAGCAAACACCGTTGAGATTTCTGTTCCGGGAATCGAAGGGAAGGGTTTAGTAGAGTTAACGGCTGGTGAGATTCACGAATTCAGATTTCATTCTCTAGATGATTCTGGGGAACGAGTTTGTATCGGTGGAGATTACTTCGAGACTGATCTTTCCGGTGAAAACTGGAAATCAAGACCACCGGTGAAAGATTTAGGAAACGGAActtactctttatctcttcaGATTCATCCTGATTTCGCCGGAGATTATGATCTCACCGTTGTTTTACTCTTCCGTCGCTTCCAAGGTCTTAAACTTAGCCCTGCACGCTTCGCATTCAACAGAACGCTACGAAATTTCAAACTACGGTTTATCAAGAAACCTCACGTTGTTTTACCGGAGCTCCGGAGATGTGAATTGTCCGATTTCGACAGAGATGTTTGGTCTGGCCGGTGGATTAGGCTTGGTAAGAACGACGAGTGTGAAATCAGCAATGATGGACGTTACCGTTGCTTACCAGATGGTTACCGTTGCCGGGAACCATGGTGCGACGGAGCTTTATCGGCGTTAGAAAGCAATGGTTGGGTTTACTCGAGTCATTGCTCGTTTAAGCTATTCTCTAGTGAATCAGCTTGGGATTGTTTGAAGAACAAATGGATTTTCTTCTGGGGTGACTCTAATCATGTTGATTCGATCAGAAACTTGTTGAACTTTGTCTTGGGTCATCCGGAGATTGGTGCTGTTCCTAGGAGGTTTGATTTGAAGTTCTCGAATCCGAAGAACTCATCGGAAACAGTTAGGATCACGAGTATCTTCAATGGACATTGGAACGAGACTCAAAACTATCTAGGTCTTGATTCACTTGAAGATGATAGCTTTAGAGAATTGCTTAAAAGCTATTTCGTCGAAGAGACCGGTGTACCGGACGTGATGATCGTTAACTCGGGTCTACACGACGGTATTCACTGGTCTAACCTTAGAGCATTTACGAAAGGAGCAGAAACCGCGGCTGCGTTCTGGAGGAACGTTTTCGACTCGGTGAAAGCCCGGGGATTGCGACCTCCGAAAGTGATTTTCAGGAACACGATAGCGACGGGCGGTTACGCGAGGAAGCTTGCGTTTAACCCGAGCAAGATGGAAGTGTACAATGGGGTGTTTTTAGAGAAAATGAAGGGGTTAGGATTGGTCTCAAGTGTGATTGATAACTTTGACATGACGTATCCGTGGCATTTTGATAACCGGTGTAACGATGGCGTTCACTATGGAAGACCTCCGGCGAAAGTGCGGTGGATAGACGGCGAGATTGGGCATCAGTACTTTGTTGATCTCATGCTTGTTCATGTCTTGTTAAATGCAGTTTGTCTACGTTAG
- the IPT5 gene encoding isopentenyltransferase 5 codes for MKPCMTALRQVIQPLSLNFQGNMVDVPFFRRKDKVVFVMGATGTGKSRLAIDLATRFPAEIVNSDKIQVYKGLDIVTNKVTPEESLGVPHHLLGTVHDTYEDFTAEDFQREAIRAVESIVQRDRVPIIAGGSNSYIEALVNDCVDFRLRYNCCFLWVDVSRPVLHSFVSERVDKMVDMGLVDEVRRIFDPSSSDYSAGIRRAIGVPELDEFLRSEMRNYPAETTERLLETAIEKIKENTCLLACRQLQKIQRLYKQWKWNMHRVDATEVFLRRGEEADEAWDNSVAHPSALAVEKFLSYSDDHHLEGANILLPEISAVPPLPAAVAAISR; via the coding sequence ATGAAGCCATGCATGACGGCTCTAAGACAAGTGATTCAACCATTGTCGTTGAACTTCCAAGGAAACATGGTGGACGTTCCGTTTTTCCGGCGAAAAGACAAGGTTGTTTTCGTCATGGGAGCCACCGGAACCGGCAAATCTCGTCTAGCCATTGACCTAGCCACTCGTTTTCCGGCGGAGATTGTAAACTCCGACAAGATCCAGGTCTATAAAGGTCTAGACATTGTGACTAACAAAGTCACTCCTGAGGAAAGCCTTGGCGTTCCTCACCACCTTCTCGGCACCGTCCACGACACTTACGAAGATTTCACGGCGGAGGATTTTCAGCGTGAAGCAATCAGGGCCGTCGAGTCAATCGTCCAGAGAGACCGTGTCCCGATCATAGCCGGTGGTTCCAATTCTTACATCGAGGCTCTGGTCAACGATTGCGTTGACTTCCGGTTAAGGTATAATTGTTGCTTCTTGTGGGTCGACGTCTCTAGACCGGTTTTACACTCGTTTGTCTCGGAGCGAGTTGATAAGATGGTTGATATGGGTCTCGTCGACGAGGTTCGCCGCATCTTCGATCCGTCTTCGTCGGATTACTCCGCTGGAATTCGCCGAGCCATTGGAGTTCCAGAGCTCGACGAATTTCTCCGTTCGGAGATGCGGAATTATCCGGCGGAGACGACGGAGAGACTTCTTGAAACGGCGATCGAGAAGATTAAAGAGAACACTTGTTTGCTTGCGTGTAGACAATTGCAGAAGATTCAAAGGCTTTACAAGCAGTGGAAGTGGAACATGCACCGTGTCGACGCGACGGAGGTTTTTCTCCgacgaggagaagaagctgatgaGGCTTGGGATAACTCAGTGGCTCATCCGAGCGCACTCGCCGTCGAAAAGTTCCTTAGTTACAGCGATGACCACCATTTGGAAGGCGCCAATATTCTCCTACCGGAGATCTCTGCCGTTCCGCCTCTTCCAGCCGCCGTGGCGGCGATTTCCCGGTGA
- a CDS encoding RNA-binding (RRM/RBD/RNP motifs) family protein (RNA-binding (RRM/RBD/RNP motifs) family protein; FUNCTIONS IN: RNA binding, nucleotide binding, nucleic acid binding; INVOLVED IN: biological_process unknown; EXPRESSED IN: 24 plant structures; EXPRESSED DURING: 15 growth stages; CONTAINS InterPro DOMAIN/s: RNA recognition motif, RNP-1 (InterPro:IPR000504), Nucleotide-binding, alpha-beta plait (InterPro:IPR012677); BEST Arabidopsis thaliana protein match is: poly(A) binding protein 3 (TAIR:AT1G22760.1); Has 35333 Blast hits to 34131 proteins in 2444 species: Archae - 798; Bacteria - 22429; Metazoa - 974; Fungi - 991; Plants - 531; Viruses - 0; Other Eukaryotes - 9610 (source: NCBI BLink).): MALSSSTFQIPFLKHRYFGMSQNLRTPILTMSTIPRDRLISSFHTARSKLCSPLRTISCVAGDDETREASSLPSSISSLFVKGFSDSVSEGRLKKVFSEFGQVTNVKIIANERTRQSLGYGYVWFNSKEDAQSAVEAMNGKVHSC; the protein is encoded by the exons ATGGCTCTGTCTTCGTCGACTTTCCAAATCCCGTTCCTCAAACACCGTTACTTCGGAATGTCTCAAAATCTGAGGACACCTATTTTAACGATGTCTACAATCCCCAGAGATCGTTTGATTTCGTCATTTCATACGGCGCGAAGCAAACTCTGTTCTCCTCTCCGGACCATCAGCTGCGTCGCCGGAGACGATGAAACCAGAGAAgcatcttctcttccttcttcgaTATCTTCGCTTTTCGTGAAAG GGTTTTCGGATTCAGTGAGTGAAGGACGTTTAAAGAAAGTCTTCTCCGAGTTTGGACAAGTTACCAATG TAAAAATCATCGCAAACGAAAGGACTCGGCAGTCACTAGGATACGGATATGTCTGGTTCAACAGCAAAGAGGACGCACAGTCGGCTGTCGAAGCCATGAACGGAAAG GTTCATTCTTGTTAA